The genomic segment acccagtacacacactagatgtcaccgctccccgcacacagtaatcatcctgcagtacccagtacacacactagatgtcaccgctccccgcacacagtaatcatcctgcaatacccagtacacacactagatgtcaccactccccgcacacagtaatcaccctgcagtacccagtacacacactagatgtcaccgctccccgcacacagtaatcatcctgcagtacccagtacacacaTTAGATGTCACCAgtccccgcacacagtaatcatcctgcagtacccagtacagacactagatgtcaccggtccccgcacacagtaatcaccctgcagtacccagtacacacactagatgtcaccgttccccgcacacagtaatcatcctgcagtacccagtacacacactagatgtcaccggTCCCTGTACATAATAATGTGCCCCaggtctctgcttgctgtcagtgaatagagacATTCATTTTCTCCAGTCCGGATATGCGgtacctgcactgatacactgtagcaAATTCTCTTTATTTCATACAGGACTTTCCAGACACATTGTGACGAAGCCTCAGCAGTGAATAGACGAGGTCGGTCGGGGATCCTGTGATCATCGTGTTTATTAGTGGATCAGATGTAAGAGGCCAGAACATTCACAGACACGTCACAGACACGGAACCACACGACACGTTCCTGTGAAATAAGGCTGGAGGCCGGCCCCCATAGTGACAAACATATTGCTGACAGGAGAGTTCTGCTCCGCAGGCTCCTGGACCTGCCGTCACGATCGCTGCCCTCTGTAGTGGTGGGCCCAGGAGCTGACGCTCAGTCTCCGGCGCGGCTCCGGGTCAGTTGAAGAAGACCTCGTCCTCAGATAAGGAGCTGCTGTCCACATAGTGCAGCGAGCTGTTCAGCCGCGGTTTGCAGGGCCACGTTGCGCCTTCGCCCTCCGGTTGCGCCGCTGCTTTGGAGTTGTCAGAGCTGCCGGGGCAGGGAAATCCGGAGTGGTGGGGACCGCGGCTCGCTCACATCCCACCTCTCCATCGCCGCCACTTGCTGGGACGCGGCGGAGGAGTAGGAAAGGCCGGGGAGGCTTCCGCCCAGATCCGAGCCACAGTCCCCCGGAGGGAAGCTCAGGAGCCGCTGCTGCAGGTAGAAGCCCCCCAAATCTGCAAGAAAACAGAGCGTCAggggcagccactagggggagcacaactGCAACCCCCCAGCATTACAGCCACAGAAAGCCGCAACTTACACTCATACTGTGCAATTATGtcaccagtcacctccagagctgcactcactattctgctgttacatcaggtcttatcctccagtcacctccagagctgcactcactattctgctgttacatcaggtcttatcctccagtcacctccagagctgcactcactattctgctgttacatcaggtcttatcctccagtcacctcaggagctgcactcactattctgctgttacatcaggtctgatcctccagtcacctccagagctgtactcactattctgctgttacatcatgtcttatcctccagtcacctccagagctgcactcactattctgctgttacatcgtgtcttatcctccagtcacctccagagctgcagtcactattctgctgttacatcaggtcttatcctccagtcacctccagagctgcacgcactattctgctgttacacggtgtcttatcctccagtcacttcaagagctgcagtcactattctgctattacatcaggtcttatcctccagtcacctccagagctgcactcactattctgctgttacatcgtgtctgaccctacagtcacctccagagctgtggtcactattcTGCCGTTACATTGTGTATtttcctcctgtcacctccaaagctgcagtcactattctgcaattacatcgtgtcttatcctccagtcacctccagagctgcactcactattctgctgttacatcatgtcttatcctccagagatgcactcactattctgccattacaccgtgttttatcctccagtcacctccagagctgcagtcactattctgctgttacatcgtgtctgaccctacagtcacctccagagctgtggtcactattcTGCCGTTACATTGTGTattttcctccagtcacctccaaagctgcagtcactattctgcaattacatcgtgtcttatcctccagtcacctccagagctgcactcactattctgctgttacatcatgtcttatcctccagagctgcactcactattctgctgttacatcatgtcttatcctccagagctgcagtcactattctgccgttacatcgtgtcttatcctccagtcacctccagagctgcactcactattctgctgttacatcatgtcttatcctccagagctgcactcactattctgctgttacatcatgtcttatcctccagagctgcactcactattctgctgttacatcatgtcttatcctccagagctgcactcactattctgctgttacatcatgtcttatcctccagagctgcagtcactattctgccgttacatcgtgtcttatcctccagtcacctccagagctgcactcactattctgctgttacatcatgtcttatcctccagagctgcactcactattctgctgttacatcatgtcttatcctccagagctgcagtcactattctgccgttacatcgtgtcttatcctccagtcacctccagagctgcactcactattctgccattacaccgtgttttatcctccagtcacctccagagctgaactcactattctgctgttacattttgTATTTTCCTCCAGTCACTTCAAGAGCTGCAGTCGCTATTCTATTACATCATGGCATTTGCTGTAGTTACACTCAAAGCTGCCTGCCTGGACTTCATGAAATATCTTGTCCAATATTCCAGTTcctcccagagctgcactcagactGCGGAGGTTGGATCCTGCTGGGAGTTGTATTGTACGCATACATAACAGAAGAGCAGCAGAAGTGTGATTTCAGCTCTGGAGTGACAGGATCTCGGTCTTCTCCGCGTGTCCCTCTGATGAGTGGAGTGGACCAGTCCTCTGACTACCCCAGTGCTGGTCCACAAGACCCCCAGACCTCTGGAGAGCGAGTATTGGGGGATGTGACCCAGATCCCGCGGCCGGCGCTCGGCATCACTCGTGAACTGGGTCGTTTCCATTATTCAGCGCTGCAGACCCAGAAATAGAAGCCACTCAGCCGGATACAGGGGGCGCAGAGCGGCCGGTCCCCGGGGGTCCGCACAGCAGAAGGGGCCGCCGCAGCCTgagcttgttacaatgtatcagtgcagatgtTGCTCATCAGTCTGCACAGATACAATGTAACGGCCCCCCAGAGAGCAGCAGTGGCATCTCGGACCCCCCAGAGAGCAGCGGCATCTCGGACACCCCCCAGAGAGCAGCAGCGGCATCTCGGACCCCCCCCCAGAGAGCGGCAGCGGCATCTCGGACACCCCCGAGAGAGCAGCAGCGGCATCTCGGACACCCCCAGAGAGCAGCAGCGGCATCTCGGACCCCCCCCAGAGAGCAGCGGCATCTGGGACCCCCCCCCAGAGAGCAGCAGCGGCATCTCGGACCCCCCCCAGAGAGCAGCGGCATCTCAGACCCCCCCCAGAGAGCAGCAGCGGCATCTCGGACCCCCCCCCAGAGAGCAGCGGCATCTCGGACCCCCCCCAGAGAGCAGCAGCGGCATCTCGGACCCCCCCCCAGAGAGCGGCAGCGGCATCTCGGACACCCCCGAGAGAGCAGCAGCGGCATCTCGGACACCCCCAGAGAGCAGCAGCGGCATCTCGGACCCCCCCCCAGAGAGCAGCGGCATCTCGGACCCCCCCCAGAGAGCAGCAGCGGCATCTCGGACCCCCCCCAGAGAGCAGCGGCATCTCGGACCCCCCCCCAGAGAGCAGCAGCGGCATCTCGGACCCCCCCCAGAGAGCAGCGGCATCTCGGACCCCCCCCAGAGAGCAGCAGCGGCATCTCGGACCCCCCCCAGAGAGCAGCGGCGCTGGCTTTTCGGACCCCCCCCAGAGAGCAGCGGCGCTGGCTTTTCGGACCCCCCCCCCAGAGAGCAGCGGCGCTGGCTTTTCGGACCCCCCCCAGGGAGCAGCGGCGCTGGCTTTTCGGACCCCCCCCAGAGAGCAGCGGCGCTGGCTTTTCGGACCCCCCCCCAGAGAGCAGCGGCGCTGGCTTTTCGGACCCCCCCCCAGGGAGCAGCAGCGCTGGCTTTTCGGACGGGACTGACCTTGCAGCTGTCGCACCTCTTGGGAGCCGAGTCCATACTGCAGGGAGTCGTCGTCCAGGGAGGACCAGGCGCTGAGGGTGGCTTCAGTGATGGCAAACTGCTCCGCGACACCTGAGGGGCAGACACAGGCTCAGAGGGCGGCCGAGACCCCCGGACCCACAGCTACACCGGGGGGCAATGATCATTTAAAGGGACAGCAGCGGTTTCCTTTCTGCCGTCCACCAGCCAATGGCGAAGGTCGTACAGGACGGACAGTCACCCGCGGGCGAGTGCAGCGCCGGGATCCTCCATGGACGTCTGTGCCCATCGCCATATCTGTGTAATGGGGGGCCACAGATCGGCAGGGGCCACAGATCAGCAGGGGCCACAGATCAGCAGGGGCCACAGATCAGCAGGGGCCACAGATCAGCAGAGCCCAGCTGGTCATATTGGGGTTCAGGTGAGGATGGTGGGAGTGGTAGTCACCATTGTGGACCTCTCTGTACAGTAAGAGCCCCCCGGCCCCCCGTTCTCACCTGCAGCAAATCGCGCTTCCTTCAGCTCGTCCGTCAGGTCTGAGTAATGTTCCTCGTCGGTCAGGGAGGGGTCCCAGCCGGATTGGGGGGCGCTCCAGCCCTTCCACTCGATCAGATGGGCTACGCGGCCGCGGGCCATAGCGGTGGGTTTAGTGATGTGATCTTTAATGGTTTGTACCAGACCTAAGGGCAGAAATCACAGGTGACGGGGACCACCAAGATCCGGGGACCACCAGGAGCCGGGGACCACCAGACCACTGTGGGCTGCGAATTCATAGAAGCATCCAGGGTCTCCTGTGGTCACATGACACGGGGGTCCTCCATGTTATCGGCCACAGACCGGTCTCAGATCCACGAGTCACACGGAGCCCTCATCCCACGATACACACGAATATATGCAACTACATAAATGATGCCGCCAGACAGTGCTAACATTACTGCAATACACAGATCCCATCTAGAATGACCACAGAACATCTTACAGCCAGAATAGCACTGCCACATGGGGCCACATAATATAACACCGCCATACTGCGCTCATAACACCGCCACATTATCACCAAATGATGGGTCTATAAAGAGCTTACATAGTAACCGCACTGTATAGTATCACAATAAAACTGCCATACAGACCCCAATAAAGTGTGAAAATAATACCGTATACTACAAACTGCTCTTATTACCACCTCTAAATAACTATGTAAGGACCGGGTAATACCGCCCACANNNNNNNNNNNNNNNNNNNNNNNNNNNNNNNNNNNNNNNNNNNNNNNNNNNNNNNNNNNNNNNNNNNNNNNNNNNNNNNNNNNNNNNNNNNNNNNNNNNNNNNNNNNNNNNNNNNNNNNNNNNNNNNNNNNNNNNNNNNNNNNNNNNNNNNNNNNNNNNNNNNNNNNNNNNNNNNNNNNNNNNNNNNNNNNNNNNNNNNNGGGGgaaaaagcactacaggtcccagcagacacacaggacatacTGGGGGGGTAAaatcactacaggtcccagcagacacacaggacatgctgggggggtaatagcactacaggtcccagcagacacacagggcatggtGGGGGgaaaaagcactacaggtcccagcagacacacaggacatgctgggggggtaaaagcactacaggtcccagcagacacacaggacatgcggggggtaaaagcactacaggtcccagcagacacacaggacatgcgggggtaaaagcactacaggtcccagcagacacacagggcatgctggggggtaaaagcactacaggtcccagcagacacacaggacatgctggggggtaaaagcactacaggtcccagcagacacacagggcatgctggggggtaatagcactacaggtcccagcagacacacaggacatgctgggggggtaatagcactacaggtcccagcagacacacagggcatgctggggggtaatagcactacaggtcccagcagacacacagggcatgctggggggtaaaagcactacaggtcccagcagacacacagggcatgctggggggtaaaagcactacaggtcccagcagacacacaggacatgctggggggggtaatagcactacaggtcccagcagacacacaggacatgctgggagggtaaaagcactacaggtcccagcagacacacaggacatgctggggggtaaaagcactacaggtcccagcagacacacagggcatgctgggagggtaaaagcactacaggtcccagcagacacacaggacatgctggggggtaaaagcactacaggtcccagcagacacacaggacatgctggggggtaatagcactacaggtcccagcagacacacaggacatgctggggcggtaaaagcactacaggtcccagcagacacacagggcatgctggggggggtaatagcactacaggtccaagcagacacacaggacatgctggagggggggtaaaagcactacaggtcccagcagacacacagggcatgctgggagggtaaaagcactacaggtcccagcagacacacagggcatgctgggagggaaaaagcactacaggtcccagcagacacacagggcatgctggtgggtaatagcactacaggtcccagcagacacacagggcatgctggggggtaatagcactacaggtcccagcagacacgggACATGCTGGGGGGGGGTAATAGTacaacaggtcccagcagacacacaggacatgctgggggggtaaaggcactacaggtcccagcagacacgaagggcatgctgggggggtaaaagcactacaggtcccagcagacacacagggcatggtgggaaggggggggggtaaaagcactacaggtcccagcagacacacagggcatgctgggggggtaaaagcactacaggtcccagcagacaaacagggcatgctggggggataaaagcactacaggtcccagcagacacacaggacatgctggggggtaaaagcactacaggtcccagcagacacacaggacatgctgggggggtaatagcactacaggtcccagcagacacacaggacatgctgggcggggtaatagcactacaggtcccagtagacacacagggcatgctgggggggggtaatagcactacaggtcccagcagacacacaggacatgctggggggtaaaagcactacaggtcccagcagacacacaggacatgctgggggggggtaaaagcactacaggtcccagcagacacacagggtatgctgggggggtaaaagcactacaggtcccagcagacacacagggcatgctggggggggtaacagcactacaggtcccagcagacacacaggacatgctgggggggtaatagcactacaggtcccagcagacacacaggacatgctgggggggtaaaggcactacaggtcccagcagacacaggacatgctgggggggtaatagcactacaggtcccagcagacacacaggacatgctgggggggtaaaggcactacaggtcccagcagacacacagggcatgctgggggggtaatagcactacaggtcccagcaaacacacagggcatgctgggggagggggtaaaagcactacaggtcccagcagacacacagggcatggtgggtggggggtaaaagcactacaggtcccagcaaacacacagggcatgctgggggggggggggtaatagcactacaggtcccagcagacacacagggcatggtgggtggggggggtaaaagcacta from the Anomaloglossus baeobatrachus isolate aAnoBae1 chromosome 11, aAnoBae1.hap1, whole genome shotgun sequence genome contains:
- the FAM131C gene encoding LOW QUALITY PROTEIN: protein FAM131C (The sequence of the model RefSeq protein was modified relative to this genomic sequence to represent the inferred CDS: deleted 1 base in 1 codon), which produces MSSFSRTSEIWKESNMTQKDGISVMSGPSSLVQTIKDHITKPTAMARGRVAHLIEWKGWSAPQSGWDPSLTDEEHYSDLTDELKEARFAAGVAEQFAITEATLSAWSSLDDDSLQYGLGSQEVRQLQDLGGFYLQQRLLSFPPGDCGSDLGGSLPGLSYSSAASQQVAAMERWDVSEPRSPPLGFPCPGSSDNSKAAAQPEGEGATWPCKPRLNSSLHYVDSSSLSEDEVFFN